Within Psychrobacter sp. DAB_AL43B, the genomic segment AAGCAATCGGCTTGTAGCTCTTGCAGTACCGATAATTTATTAGCCTGTGCACTTGTCACTTGACGGCTGGCTTCACTAACTTGCTGGGTAATACCTAGCAAGGTCTGTACATGATGACCGACCTCATGTGAAATGACATAAGCTTGGGCAAAGTCGCCCGCTTTATTTTGGTTTTCGCTATCGCCTGAGCCTTGAATATCACCCGCAATACCAAGATTTTGTCGCATTTCTACAAAAAACGACGTATCTAGATAGACAGTCTGATCACCTGGGCAATAAAAAGGTCCTGTCGCCGAGCTAGCACTGCCACAAGCTGAGCTAATCTGCCCATTAAATAAAATCAGTGACGGTTCTTTATAAGTGCTTCCTGCTTCATTAAATATCTGATGCCAAACCTCTTCGGTATCGGCCAATACGACTTTGACAAACCGTGTATCACGATCATCGCTGGTCGCAGGCTCAGTGGACGTATTACCTCCGCCACCTGCTACTACTTGACCTGTCTGTAATGCGGTCATCGGGTTTACCCCAAATACTAGCCATAAAATGCCAGCAATAATGATACCGCCAATACCACCGCCGATCATTTTACCGCCACCACTGCTGGTACGTACGTTAGAACTGCCGCGTCTGCCTTCCCATTTCATAATCTTACTCCCAAAAATACGATAATGTCTGCTATAGTCAGTTAAAAATGAAAGCGATACGATTGTAATAAAGTGCTATTGCTATCATTTTTTCTTGCTTGCTGTTCGCAGGCGTGACAGAGGCTGCAAAAAATTTATAGCCAATAGCACTGTATCGTTTTTAAAATGAATCTACTATATGCGTACCAATAATTATTCATGTTATATAATTTTTAGTTCAATCCTTTGATTTAACCTTTTAAACCTCTAATATCATGTGTAATAGATTACTCAATTACTTGAAGATACTCACAATGTATTTATCTTTATACTCGACTACGATTGTATAATTTCACTCATCCAATCCCTATATTACTTATCCTAGCGTAAGAATACAGATAGAAAAGAGTAAGAGAATTAGGCCATAAAGGCCTGCTTGCAAACAGTCTGATGTTGTTGATTATACTTCGATTAATTCAACTTATTGTATTAAGAATTATGTTAGATAGGTAAAGTAAAACCCTATTTACAATTTTATTGTAACTTAATTGTACAACCTCTTTCTATACAGAAAGAAATCATATAGAATGCGTGAAAGCTGAGTAGCTGTAACTAAGACTAGTTGAATTCTGAGATATCTCTGATTCAACCTTTTTTGCTGCTACTGCTCATTCAATTATTCCGGAGAAAACCTTATGAAACTTAAATTACTTGCTCTAGCTGGTATCATGACTGCAACTATGGGCCTAACTGCCTGTGACAGCAACAAAGAAAACGCTGCTGAAGATTTATCTGACGCGCAAGAAGAAGTGCAAGACGCTTCACAAGAATTAGATCAAGCTGCTGCTGAAGGCGAAGCTGTTCCTGCTGAAGCTGACGCTGCTATTGCTGGCGCTGAAGCTGAAATCGCTGATGCACAACTTGCTACTGCTACTAACGAAATCGACGCTGAAGTTCCTGTAGACGGTACTACTACTAGCGTTGACGTAGCTAGCGAAACTCCAGCTGTAGACGCAGCTGACGAAGTTGTAGTTGTTGAAGAACCAGCTCAGTAATTTTTATTTTTATAAATAAAAATACTGTATTAAAAAAAAGAGAGCCTATGCTCTCTTTTTTAATGCCTGCTATTTATGATTTTTATTAGTAGTCAACATACTTTAGATTAACGCAATCTACTTGATATCAAACCTATATCTCATGGTTATAAAATAAGAAATCATCACTAATCTATTTCAAGCGTTAAAGCATTAGTTGCTAAAAACTGCCTACCAACATTACTCATCAAATAAACGCTCATCGACTTGTTGACGAAATTTTTGTCCTGTTTTGAATGTAACAACACGACGTGCCGATACAGCAACTGGCTCCCCTGTCTTTGGGTTACGACCTGGACGGCTATTTTTATCTTTAAGCTCAAAGTTGCCAAAGCCTGAAAGCTTGACCTCTTTGCCATCAATCAAACTCTCTGACAATTCGTCAAAAAAATTCTCTACCAAACAACGGCCTTCTTGGCGTGTTAGGTTTAGATGACTCATCAAATGCTCAATCATGTCAGATTTGGTTAAGGTGCTCACAGTACGACTCCTATGCTATGTCGTGATGTCGAATATCATGGTTTAGCGGTATGAAGATTAATGTTAGCTATTATAAAGGTTTTTTACCGTCTTTTTAATAAAGACTACATTAAAATCCTTTATTAATAACCACTTAACTCATTTTCGAAAAAATTTGTATAAAAAACAGCTTATATAAAAAACCATTTTTGCGAATAATAGTTTTTAAGAATAACAATGCTCCATAGCCTCTTAATAAGAACCTATAGAGCATGGTATCTTTTTACAGCTAAGTTTTAGCTATCACGCAACTGTACTGAATGCTGATCCGTTAGCGCTTGTACCACTTTGTCAGTGACCGTTTTTACGGCTTCATCAGATAATGTTTGGGTTTTATCTTGCCATATTAATGCAAAGGCTAATGAACGTTGACCAGTCGGTATTTTGTCGCCTTGATAAACGTCAAACAACCATAGGTCAGTCAACAAATTACCTGCCGCAGCGCGTATGGTCGACTCTAACGTCTGCAAACTGATATCGCTATCTACTAAGACAGCGATATCACGGCGTACTTGCGGGAATTTGCTTGGCGTGGTGATGGCATGCTGTTCACGAGCAAGCGTTAGTAATGGTGCAAGAAGTAATTGAGCGACCCAAGTAGCGGGTAGATCTAACTGTTTGGCAGTATTGGGATGTAATTGTCCTAACCAACCGACATATTGGTCATCGATATATAGTTTGGCGCTTTGTCCAGGGTGCAAGAAATTCAGCGCACTACGCTCATAGCGAATACGCGCGCTATCGATTTTCGCCGGTAATAATTGCTCAATATCATGCTTCAAATCATAAAAGTCTAGTGCGCGGTTTTGATAAGCTTGCTCATCCCAGATATCACCAACTGCCACTAGAGCAATACTTGGTGTTTGTACTAACTCACTAACACTATGACCGACAAAACTCAGACCTGTTTCAAAGAAACGCACGCGCGATTGCTGGCGATTCAGGTTATATTGCACGCATGGCAATAAACTTGATAGCAAAGTACGGCGCATAACGGCCAAATCACTAGAAATAGGATTGGCCAGTGCCAATACTTCTCCTAAGGCTTCATCATCAAGCAAGGCTTCTAATTTGGCATCACTAAAGCTAAAGCTAATCGCCTCCATATAACCATTATCGACCAGCGCTAGCTTCATCTCATGGGTCAAGTCTGCAGTATCGTCATAATCCATGCTAACTTGCAGGTGCGGCAAGATGCTTGGGATATTGTCATAGCCATAAATACGGGCAATCTCTTCGATTAAATCTTCTTTGATGCTCATATCAAAGCGATACGATGGCGGCGTGCAAATCAGGCTATCTGCTTGCTGCTCTACTTCAAACCCTAATTGGGTCAAAATACGCACCATGATTGCTGGCTCAATCTCAATGCCAATAACATCACGAACCTTTGTAATCGGTAAAGTAATTGGCGCACGAGCAGGTAGGTGCTCGCTACTTTCAGCTTTTACGATTTGTCCCGCTTGGCTACCTGTAACGCTTGTAATCAAATCAACAGCACGCGCTAAAGCAAGCATTGGTAATTCAAAATCAACACCACGCTCAAAGCGTTGTGAAGCATCGGTATGCAAACCAAAACGACGTGCGCGCGCAGCGATAGCCAATTGATTAAAGAAGGCACTCTCTAATACGATATTAGTGGTGCTATCAGTAACGCTACTACGCTGACCACCCATAATACCAGCAAGCGCAAGTATACCTTTATCGTCAGCAATGACCAACTCATCACCCGTTAAAGTAATGGTTTGCTCATTAAGCAAGGTAATAGTTTCTTCAGGCTGTGCCAAACGTACAACGATATCGCCCTCGATAGTATCGGCATCAAACGCATGTAGCGGTTGACCTAATTCCATCAGCACGTAGTTAGTCACATCAACTAAAAAGTTGTGCGAACGTAGTCCTGACTGTACTAATGCATCTTGCATCCATTTTGGCGTATCGATACTACGATCAATGTTACTAATTGACTGTAATAGATAGCGCGGGCAAGCTTCAACAGCACTGACTGTCACAGCTGTCACAGCTGGCATATCTTGCATAGCTTCGTTATGAGTAAATTGGCAGTTATCAGGGATATTTGGCATTTGCATAGGTAGATCGTTAATGACTGATATCTCACGGGCAATACCACGAACACTAAAGCAGTCACCACGGTTTGGGGTGATAGAGATATCCAATATTTGATTGTCTAAACCCAAATACTCACGGATATCCATGCCAATTGGTGCATCAGCTGCCAATTCAAGCAAACCATCTATGCTATCAGTTAAATCAATTTCAGAAGCACCGCAAAGCATACCGTTAGAGTCGACACCGCGTAGGTTGCCGTTTTTAATTTTAAAGCCCGCATTTTTACCACTAACGTCATCAGAGGGTAAAACAGCACCAACGGTAGCAACAGGCGCTTTCATACCGACAGTGACATTGGGCGCACCGCAGACGATTTGCAACGGTTCAGCTGCACCAATATTAACCTGTGTAACACGTAATTTATCTGCATCTGGATGTTGCTCGACGCTGATCACTTCACCGACAACCACACCGCTAAAATCACGGGCAACCGCATAGCGATCGTCAATTTCAAGGCCTGCCATGGTCAATTGGTCAGCCAATTGCTCACTGGTATTAGTAGGGTTTACCCATTGACGTAGCCACTGTTCGCTAATTTTCATAAATATCTCGGATCAGAATTTCATAATAAAGATTTTGGAGTAAAGGTAGGCGTATTAATAACGACAATCTAGCCAAACTGCTTTAAGAAGCGCACGTCATTTTGGAAAAATAAACGTAAATCATCGATGCCGTAATACAGCATCGCAAAGCGCTCAATGCCCATACCAAAAGCAAAGCCGGTATATTTTTCGGCATCAATACCGCAGTTGGTCAGCACTTGTGGATGTACCATACCGCAGCCCATAACTTCAAGCCATTTACCATTATCATCCAAGATATCTACTTCAGCAGAAGGCTCCGTAAACGGGAAAAATGACGGGCGGAAACGCACAGTCAGCTCTTTGGCGAAAAATGCTTCTAAGAACTCACTAATCAGACCTTTTAGCTCAGCAAAGGTGCTCGATTCTGTGACCATGAGCCCTTCTAGCTGATGAAACATCGGTGAATGGGTTTGATCTGAGTCATTACGATAAACGCGACCGGGACAAATAATACGAATCGGCGGCTCATTCTTTTCCATGGTACGAATTTGCACCGGGCTGGTATGAGTACGTAGTAGATAATGCGCATCGAAATAGAAAGTATCGTGCATCGCACGAGCTGGGTGATGTGAAGGGATATTAAGCGCTTCAAAATTATAATAGTCGCTTTCAACTTCAGGACCAGTTGCGACATTAAAACCAGCTTGTATAAAATATTGCTGCATACGCTGGGTAATCATCGTCACTGGGTGCAAATGACCCTTTTGACCACCGCGAGCAGGCAAAGTGATATCAATGCTCTCGCTTGCTAGTTTAGCATTTAATGCCGCCACTTCTAGCTGCTGCTGTTGATCCGTTAATGCTTGCTGAATGCGGCTACGTACTTGATGTAACCAGCCACCGTAGGTTTTTTTATCATCAGCATCAAGCTTACCCATCTGCTTTGACCAACCGGTTAATGGGCTCTTTTTACCAGTCAATTGCACACGTAAATCTTGTAATAGGCGTGCATCGCTTACTTGTAATATCAAGGTTTCAGCGGCATTAGCAAATTCAATAAGCTGCGCTTCAGTTAGCTCATTGATTTCTGAGGACAAGGTCGGTAGCGCCGACAAATCGGTGGTAGCGGCAGGGGTAGTCATAAGACGCATTATTCCTGATTTAAACAGATTATTAATTGTAGGGATTTGACCAAATATTGCAAACCATTTACCCATTAATTTTAAAATAAAAGTGAGTGATATGAATGGCTTGAATATTTAGACGATTATAAAGGCAATTCGACAAAATATGCATTTGGCTCTTATGCAGAAAACTGGCAGTAAGATAATGTTATATAAAAAAAGCCACCGACCAGCGGTAGCTTTTATTAATATCGTACTATTAATTAATATTATCTCTATCCATGTAGATAATCGCTTATGGACAATCAGTTATAAGTAATCACTTATAGAAAATCATTTAAAAAGCAGCATACCTAAGTAGAATAGTTAATATTTATGCTAGTTCCGCTTTTGCTTTTTCAACCAATGCTGTGAAAGTCGCTGCATCATGCATAGCGATGTCAGCAAGTACGCGACGATCGATTGCAATGTTAGCTTTTTTCATACCATTGATAAAGCGGCTATAGCTTAAGCCGTTTAAGCGTGCACCAGCATTGATACGTGCAATCCAAAGGCGACGGAAAGTACGTTTTTTGTTGCGACGGTCACGATAAGCATATTGACCAGCTTTGGTAACTGCTTGTACCGCTACGCGGTAAACACGTGAACGGGCACCGTAGTAGCCTTTTGCGCGTTTTAGGATTTTTTTGTGACGGCGATTTGCCTGTACACCACGTTTTACACGGGCCATAAATTACTCCAAGATTTCTTTAATTAAGCGAGTAACGATGTTATTAAAATATAAGCATCGTTTTCAGATTGCAAAGTCAAATATTTTTAATCAAAATATTTTTGATTAAACCCAAATGACGATAGGTTATTAGATGTATGGGCACATACGACGAACTGCTGCTTCGTCAGACTTGTCCACCATCTTAAGACCACGCAACTGGCGAATACGCTTAGCTGATTTCTTGGTCAAGATATGGCTTTTGAATGCTTGCTTACGCTTAAAGCCATTCGCTGTTTTTTTGAAGCGTTTAGCTGCACCGCTTCTGGTTTTCATCTTAACTTTCATGATGATTTGCCTCTTTGTCTTTGATAGAACCTGGTCGTCAAATAGTTAAAAGCGTATAGTCGCTGTAAAAACAACCACTAAACCTCTATTTGCCTCGAGGTGGGAGGCGCTATTTTAGCAGATAGGTCGCTGTTTTGCCAAGGAAAGTTTTGCGCCCTACTCTTACCTAAAGTTCTGTGCAAAAAAAATAGCATTTAACTCATATTTACGCCCTAAATTTTTATAAACAAAACCCTAAGAAGTACATTTTAAATATTCACAAATAACTTGGGGCTAATTTACAATTATTGATTTATCAAAATTTAGCTCAGGTATAATTGTGCATTATTTACTGATTTAAAATATTGAATGTCAGTCTCAGCTATGTTTAAGTATCTATTGCGTCTTGATAAAGCTTTAACATAGCGCATAATAAATCCTGACTGCTGTTATTTGACCACTCTTTTACTACTTTCTACTGATAATAAGACAGATAAATTATGACTTTACCTGCTTGGCTGACTGCCGTAAGTTTTAATGCTGATGGCTTGATTCCTGCAATTGCCCAAGACTTGCAGTCAGGACGTATCTTGATGATGGCTTGGATGAATGCCGAAGCGTTACAATTGACTGCGCAAACACAAACGGCGGTTTATTTTTCGCGTTCGCGTGCTAAATTATGGCATAAAGGCGAGTCATCAGGGCATACCCAGCAAGTGCATGATATTCGTTTGGATTGCGATGCCGATGTGATTGTGCTTAGCGTCACTCAGGCTGGTGGTATCGCTTGTCATACGGGTCGCGAATCTTGTTTTTATCAACGTTTTGATTTGTCTGGGCAAACGCCTAAATGGCAAACAGTCGATAAAGTATTAAAAGATCCTGCAGAAATTTATAAATCTGATACAGCCGTCAGCGCTACTCATCAAGATACTGTCATTGATACAGATTCTGATAACGTTAACAAAGCTCCTAATATTATTGCAAACTCTGACAGCCAAGTTAAAGTTGCGACCCATTCTATTTTACAGCAGCTTGATAGGGTATTAGCAGAGCGCAAACAAGCGGATGCTGATAGCTCTTATGTGGCAAGCTTATACGCCAAAGGTTTGAATAAAATATTAGAGAAAGTTGGTGAAGAAAGCACCGAAAGCATTATTGCGGCTAAAGATTTTGCCAATTGCGATGAAAACCTCAACAAAACGCAATATGATGACGCGCGCCATGAGCTCATTTATGAAGTGGCTGACGTCTGGTTTCATACCTTAGTTGGATTGGCATGGTTTGATATAGAATCGGATACGGTATTAAATGAGCTAGGACGACGTTTTGGCTTATCAGGTATTGATGAAAAAGCGGCTCGATAGTTTT encodes:
- a CDS encoding neutral zinc metallopeptidase; protein product: MKWEGRRGSSNVRTSSGGGKMIGGGIGGIIIAGILWLVFGVNPMTALQTGQVVAGGGGNTSTEPATSDDRDTRFVKVVLADTEEVWHQIFNEAGSTYKEPSLILFNGQISSACGSASSATGPFYCPGDQTVYLDTSFFVEMRQNLGIAGDIQGSGDSENQNKAGDFAQAYVISHEVGHHVQTLLGITQQVSEASRQVTSAQANKLSVLQELQADCFAGVWAQRNQERVQFLEAGDIDEAINAAGQIGDDRLARAGGGAVVPDNFTHGTSQQRIQWFTRGLESGNVQSCDTFSGAL
- a CDS encoding integration host factor subunit alpha, whose amino-acid sequence is MSTLTKSDMIEHLMSHLNLTRQEGRCLVENFFDELSESLIDGKEVKLSGFGNFELKDKNSRPGRNPKTGEPVAVSARRVVTFKTGQKFRQQVDERLFDE
- the pheT gene encoding phenylalanine--tRNA ligase subunit beta, translated to MKISEQWLRQWVNPTNTSEQLADQLTMAGLEIDDRYAVARDFSGVVVGEVISVEQHPDADKLRVTQVNIGAAEPLQIVCGAPNVTVGMKAPVATVGAVLPSDDVSGKNAGFKIKNGNLRGVDSNGMLCGASEIDLTDSIDGLLELAADAPIGMDIREYLGLDNQILDISITPNRGDCFSVRGIAREISVINDLPMQMPNIPDNCQFTHNEAMQDMPAVTAVTVSAVEACPRYLLQSISNIDRSIDTPKWMQDALVQSGLRSHNFLVDVTNYVLMELGQPLHAFDADTIEGDIVVRLAQPEETITLLNEQTITLTGDELVIADDKGILALAGIMGGQRSSVTDSTTNIVLESAFFNQLAIAARARRFGLHTDASQRFERGVDFELPMLALARAVDLITSVTGSQAGQIVKAESSEHLPARAPITLPITKVRDVIGIEIEPAIMVRILTQLGFEVEQQADSLICTPPSYRFDMSIKEDLIEEIARIYGYDNIPSILPHLQVSMDYDDTADLTHEMKLALVDNGYMEAISFSFSDAKLEALLDDEALGEVLALANPISSDLAVMRRTLLSSLLPCVQYNLNRQQSRVRFFETGLSFVGHSVSELVQTPSIALVAVGDIWDEQAYQNRALDFYDLKHDIEQLLPAKIDSARIRYERSALNFLHPGQSAKLYIDDQYVGWLGQLHPNTAKQLDLPATWVAQLLLAPLLTLAREQHAITTPSKFPQVRRDIAVLVDSDISLQTLESTIRAAAGNLLTDLWLFDVYQGDKIPTGQRSLAFALIWQDKTQTLSDEAVKTVTDKVVQALTDQHSVQLRDS
- the pheS gene encoding phenylalanine--tRNA ligase subunit alpha gives rise to the protein MTTPAATTDLSALPTLSSEINELTEAQLIEFANAAETLILQVSDARLLQDLRVQLTGKKSPLTGWSKQMGKLDADDKKTYGGWLHQVRSRIQQALTDQQQQLEVAALNAKLASESIDITLPARGGQKGHLHPVTMITQRMQQYFIQAGFNVATGPEVESDYYNFEALNIPSHHPARAMHDTFYFDAHYLLRTHTSPVQIRTMEKNEPPIRIICPGRVYRNDSDQTHSPMFHQLEGLMVTESSTFAELKGLISEFLEAFFAKELTVRFRPSFFPFTEPSAEVDILDDNGKWLEVMGCGMVHPQVLTNCGIDAEKYTGFAFGMGIERFAMLYYGIDDLRLFFQNDVRFLKQFG
- the rplT gene encoding 50S ribosomal protein L20 translates to MARVKRGVQANRRHKKILKRAKGYYGARSRVYRVAVQAVTKAGQYAYRDRRNKKRTFRRLWIARINAGARLNGLSYSRFINGMKKANIAIDRRVLADIAMHDAATFTALVEKAKAELA
- the rpmI gene encoding 50S ribosomal protein L35; this translates as MKVKMKTRSGAAKRFKKTANGFKRKQAFKSHILTKKSAKRIRQLRGLKMVDKSDEAAVRRMCPYI
- the hisIE gene encoding bifunctional phosphoribosyl-AMP cyclohydrolase/phosphoribosyl-ATP diphosphatase HisIE — encoded protein: MTLPAWLTAVSFNADGLIPAIAQDLQSGRILMMAWMNAEALQLTAQTQTAVYFSRSRAKLWHKGESSGHTQQVHDIRLDCDADVIVLSVTQAGGIACHTGRESCFYQRFDLSGQTPKWQTVDKVLKDPAEIYKSDTAVSATHQDTVIDTDSDNVNKAPNIIANSDSQVKVATHSILQQLDRVLAERKQADADSSYVASLYAKGLNKILEKVGEESTESIIAAKDFANCDENLNKTQYDDARHELIYEVADVWFHTLVGLAWFDIESDTVLNELGRRFGLSGIDEKAAR